Genomic segment of Apium graveolens cultivar Ventura chromosome 7, ASM990537v1, whole genome shotgun sequence:
GTCTAGCTTATGAAAATGCAATTATGAGGGTCAGGATTTACAAGATGGAAAAGAATGAAAACTGAGTCGGGAGAAAGAAAGGATGAATGGAATTGTATAATTTGtgtaaaaagaaaaataaaatgtGGTAGGTCCAAAGAGAAGCACCATGACATGGGAGAggaagaaagtaaagaaaaccaAGGGGTTGAAGATGCACCATTGATGGTGGGAAGGTATAATGTATTGCTATGGCTGGTGTCTGCCAATTTACAACTATATTATTCTTTttcctttccttttccttttctcAAATCTTACATCACCACCATCACTCCATCATCCTACCTCTCCTAGCCATAAAAATTACAGTAAAACCATACCACCTTCTATTTAAATACTAACATATATTCAGTTTTCGTTAAAATCTCGACTGATATTCAAAAATCACTAAAATTTTATTTTCCAAATCTGGTTACCAAATTTTTCTCAAATTTCATGAGTCTAAGAAGTGTAtaataattttcaatttttttaaaattctgaTTCCGTTGCTAAAATTTCAAAAATACGTTATGTTAGGTTGTAAAACAATCAATCTCAACATCATACGTAAGGAGCATAACGATGGGCAGTGACAAATCAATGTACAATTGCCTGCAATAAAGTGTGTTTATGtacaaaataaaattttatacAATTGAATGAGACGGAGAAAGTAAAATGCAACAAAATCAAATCGgccaattatatatatatatatatatatataaattatccACAGCCAACTTGATTGGGATACACCAGCCGCAATATTACATTGCGGGCTGCAGCAATTTTTCATTGCGGCGGGTGAATGCATCCGCAATAAAACAATGCAGCTGTTGTATGATATTCAACGGTGGTTGGGGATCAGTTCCGTATAAAATAATCATCATGCATAGCTTCACCTGCTCATAGATTCAATGGCGTTCCAAGTCTCAGCCTCCTGTTTCTTGAATCTCTCTTCTTGCTTTACCCCAAAGTTAGGGGGTCCAATAATTCACATTTTTTTGGTAGTGGAATATCTCACTATTCTACTACTATAGCCAAACTTAACTTTACTGCCGTTCTTTTTTATTCCACGACCTCCTCAAAAAGTTTtcatatatttaaattaaataaattattagtgaattgaatcagaattttaaaacagtttaaattttaaaaaaatattgccataatTCATGATATTCTTCCAGTATCCTTAAATCAAAATTATGTTAAttttatatttcaatttttttactaatatttgattttctacccgttatacagAATAACGAATTTAGCCTGTCTTAGTTTCACCCATCGTTATAATCGTACGATACCGAACATGTTAAACGACGAAAAAtgaatcaatattttatttatgtagtTGATGTAGAGTAACATTCAAGCTTTTTGAATGAATTTTTGGGTATGATGAATTAGCTGGGATCACACACCTTTAGAAAAGGAGTTTCAATATTCTACTAAGAAGTATTTGTAAACGACATATAATATTAAATTCAGATCCCCACAAATAATTTAACCAAATAAAGACAAAAGTCATTAGTCTAACAATAGCCTAATACTTACTCAATTTGTCCATATTTTAACCTCAAATCATGCAGATCTTAGAACTTCACATGCCTGTATACTGTATACTGTATATATGTGTACTATAATATATGCATACGTGTGAATTACTCCAACAAAAACAACATTAAATTCAACTACTAGTTTTGATTAGGATAATTGAGTGGAAGCTTTTTAGCTGGTAAAACTCAATTTAACAGGTTCTTTGACCTTCGAACAAGTTTTTTAACTTTCCGATTATATTAGAAATTTTTTAATGAAAAAGAGAAAAATATCTTAATTACATACTTAGTGGGCTTACATGAATATCTAGGATATTTTTAACAGCATAAtgttaattatttaaataatttctACAATTATAATAATATCCCTCATATATTCACATTAAAAAAAACTCTTTCTTTCTGCTCATCTAAATTAAGTTAGATGAGTACGTAGCATCAAGTTCATAAAAAATTTTGGACAGGTAAAATTTGGATGTTTTTCTTATTAACTGGGTGTTGAGAAGAGTTTACCATAGTAGCACAATATCCCATTATCATGATCCCATGCTTAAATATGTGCATTAACCTGGAATTAAACCTAGTATCATGATATTATTTAAAATAGAGGGTAGCTTCTTACATTTTCTTCATTGTCAATGGCTCTACTCGATCATTGTAATCTCTGTTCTGTGTAGACGATGAATCCCAAGAATTTGCattatctgttgattcagttcTCTCATAAATTTCCTGTTGATTCAGTTCGCGTAGAAGTTGCATTGTAAGAAATTATATTTCGAGCTGCTGAAAATTCAGTCCTATCTGATGACTGCTGATGGATGTAAAATCTTCAATCAGTTTATAGATGTGAGTGGTCTTGTAGAGGAGATAAAACAAGTTGTACAATACTAACTTACTGGCTTCATATGATCATTTACACAGGAATTTGAATTTAAGTATTCAACTATTCAAAGCATTCAAAATGACAACAAAGTTCATAATAGTCGTCTATCATCTAGGCTCCTCCAGATGTACTCACGTGAGAATTGATTATAGGCCTCTCAATGTCCATGAACAACATGCGCAGCTGCAACTACACTCTATGTATATTTCTCCCACACCTCTATCAAACAATTAACAGAGAATATTCATGGCTATCCATTTCTGGGGCGGACTCACAATTGTAAAATTATCACAAAATCACAAAGTTCAGTTATCCTATTATTTCGAAATCGAACATATACAAAAAGCAAGTAATAaccatatattttatttttttgacaAAATGCATGAAAGTAATAACCATATTAGTTTACAATGAAAAGTAAAAGATCTAGGTGCAATATCTTTTCTCATTTTCATCTTTTCCGGTTTTGTAACCTAAAACCACCGATTATGATATGATCGAACCAAGGTATATGATATAGAAGACGAAATCAATGATTTAGTTACGGTTGCGGttttcgattttcgaaatcgaaGAATTACCTATACACTCTGTTTTCCCTAAATTACTTGATTGATTGACTAAACCAGTCAGGTGGTTTACTAATCCATTCAGGAAAAACTGATAACGAAGCATAAATTTTAATGTACTGTCCGAATGAAGAGCATATCTATAACATCGACTACCTAAACAGTTTGTCCACATCTATATCACACATGCAGGCTTAGATATAATTTAGTTCCCTTGCTTTTACTATAAAGACGCCTAGTTCAACCTTTTCATATATCCTTTTATACAACAAAATGGTTATCCAAAATTTAGTAACTACATGAAATCCATTTATCTTAAATTTAACTACTGTCATCAATCACGATTACTTGAATTTATCTGTTATGAGCTTTAATGACAATATTATAGAATGACTACCCTAAAAGAAACAATGTTTGGCTCACGTTGCTATGATCAGAAAAAGTTTGAGATTAACCAAACCTGAAATTTGAAAATGTATGGTTGCACAGACGAGAAGCGACTTCCAAAATGAGGTGTATTAGTAAGAGGAAGATCTTCCAGGCCTTGAACTTCTGTCAAGCGACTACACCTGTAATGTTTAATTCCTCCAACTGCTTCATATCGGATAGATTTGGTAAATCTTTTTATTTCCGTACAACCTTCAAGGTTTATCCATTTTAAGTTAGGAGGAAGTTCTGCAATGTACAACAAATGACCACAATCTGCAAGAATAAGAGTCTTCAGTGATCTAATCTAATGCCTCTAATTGATTCCGGTAACTTAGAAATATTTTGTCCCGAAGCATAGAGCTCCGCCAGGGATTCAGGTTTCCCAATTCAACAGGCAGTACTTCAAGACTGGTGCAACAACTAATATCAAGATATTTCAGAGCTGTCAAGTTGCAAATGTAATCTGGAAGAATTTTAAGGTAGTAGCTATCTCTTAATTCCAGCTTAACAAGTTTATAATTTTAAGATACCTAGAGCCCACGCTTTGAGCTCTCTTAGGGATTTAATGTTTCCCAATTCTATAGGCAATTCTTTCAAACCACCCATACCACCAATATCTAGAATTTATAGTGATCTCAGGTCACAAATGGTGTCCGGAAGACTTTCAAggttgtcagaagttaatttcaGCTCAAAGAGATTACTAAGACATCCTATCGAATCTGGGAATTTGCAAATATTTAAATCATCCGCATTGAGCCTAACCAAGGATTCAATATCCCTTAAGTTTTTAGGAACTTCTTCAAGCCTATGGCAACATCCTATGTTAAGACTTATCAGCGCTTTCAAGTTGCAGATGCTGCCCGGAAGACATTTTAGGTTCTTACACCACCGCAAATTTAAGGAAACAAGCCTCACAAAACTTCCAATTGATATGTGGACCTCATCCAAGCTACTACAACCCTCCAGATTTAAAATTTCAAGACAAGGCAATTTAGTGAAGTCCGCAATTGTGGTTAAATTTTCAGAATGCGACATGTCTAGTGTCTTTAACATTTTAAAAACCCGTGAAGCCTGTGACAATGAGTGCATCCAGGTGAAATTAAATcagttatgtttatatatttatcatatatgCAAGAAACGTACAATCAGTACTAACCATGTTTAGCTCCCACATTGTTCTCATTTCGCTACCAGGCAATGCAAGGAAAACAACTTTTTGCCGATCAAATTCAAAAGGTAAACGCTTCAATTGACAACCCCACCAGTAGAGCCACCTCAAATCCGTAAATGTTTGCTTAAAGCTTCCGGTGAGATCCATATTTTTAAGGTAAAGAAATCTTAATATACACATCCTTCTGAATGTTTTGGCTGCATAACTGTTTCTTACTTAAGATTCTGATAGAATCATAAATTGAGTGTGTTAGCAGAAGTTGCTAGGGATGATACCTTTAATTGCTTCTGTTCCTAACACGCACACATTTCAATAAGAAAAGTCAATGACCAATGTTTCTAAAAAAGTTTATGAGAGAAAAAATTATATACATATTTCTATAATATGGAGATGTCGATGAGTAACATCATAATATCTCGAAATTTTGTAGGAACCATCGCATGAATCTGAAACCATTGTGGGATATATTGAATTCACCTGGTGCTTCTTCAGTACATTGTTAATATCTTTTGATCGCCACAATCTACTATATTTTCCAAGCTCGCCAAGAGAGTTTTTAGACACAATTTTCCTCCCCATGATATGAAGCAGATCGTGCATCCCTAAAACATTTGTTTTACTGACCGTAAGTAAACTTCTGTTCCTTAAAATGTCGATATTATGATTGAGGAATGTATAACAAGTTCCCATTACATCAAGTCCAGTTTCTATCTCGTATACGATGAAAAACAAACAATATCTAGAAAAATATCTTGCAGCATAGGGTTAACCATTTTCAACGCATCAAAGCTAATCAACAGTATTTTCTCAACATCGACAATAGAAACTCGTCTTATATTGTCGATGAAACATCTCCATCCTTCTTCAGATTTGTTAAGCAAGGTCGAGCTACAAACCTTAACAGCCAATGGAAGACCTCCGGTACATTATAGTATTTTTTCAGACAATTCGACAAATGTGTCAGATATATCATTATCTCCAAGTGCATGTGGGAAAAAAGGTGGCGGGACTCGTCAACTTCAAGTTCACTTACCTTGTATTTGGCTTCTACTTTGATTGAATCCAATAGATCTCCATATCGCGTTGTTATTATGACTGGCTCCCTGAAGCAAATGGCCCATCTAAAAATTCTAGGGGCATTGTACTGTCTAAATCATCAATAACAATCCGAACTTTTGTTGAACAAATTCTAGCTCTTATCAACTCAATTCCTTGGTCAACATTAACAATAATAATGTTCCTACATTTAAGAACATCATTGATAAGTTTCTGTTGTAAATATGCCACACCTTATTTTTTGTTTCTGAAGCCTCCCTAATGTTTGGTAGGAAGTAGCTGCCCTGGAAACGGTGGTAGTGTTGGTTAAACACAACTTTGGCAAGAGTTGTTTTTCCAAGTCCACCCATGCCATGTAAACCAATCCTAATGACACCTTTTGTGACATTACTCAACAATGATGTTATGTCTTCAACACGATAATCCATCCCAACCGGATATTTGGCAACATCCAAAGTCGAAGGATTTATTTCATGCAAAATCCTATCCACAACTTCATGGATTATATCAACTTGAGACCTGCGGTGCAATTTATTCATTGTAGTTCAGTAATCAGATGAATATGGAATAAATATTTTGTTCAGAAATTAGGGGAACATACTACTTAAACTCTTTCCCAGCCCAATTTAATTTCAACAATCAAGTAATTCTAAAATTTTTTACTCACATATCTTCATGGACATGGTATCCCGAAAAGTTCCCCACCTTCGTCAGTGTAAATAGCCACTTATCCAAACTATCCCTATCATATCGAGATTCACGCGTGTTAAAAGCTTCACTAAAACTCCCCGTTTATTATCGCACAGCCCATGGTTCAATGTTGTAAAACACAGGAAGAACCAATCTATCCATCGATTGGCAACAACAGAGGATCTCCATGAGTTCATCAAGGCACCACTCGGAAGAAGCATAGTTTTTGGAGAGGACAACAATGTAAGTTTTGGATTCATGTAGAGCTTGGAGCAAAGCTTCTGAGACTTCTCCGCTATGTAGCTCAGGATCATCCCTAAATGAACGAATACCAGTGTGCTTTAAAAAGTCGAAAAGATAATCAGTAAATGTGTACCTTGTATCTATGCCTCTGAAGCTTAGGTTCAGACAATAGATTGTACAACTGTTAAGATTAATATAGCATATTGAGGAAAGAACAGTCCGAGTGATATTAATTCAGGGAAGCttgtattttaaaatgaaatttctTTCCTCTATCAGACAATTATTTACATCTTTCATTTACTCATTTATCTTCTCAAAATGAATATGTTCCATTCAATCCAATGCTAAATGCAAACTATATATCATAATTTTTATATGTTTATTCGGGCTAAGTACAAATTGCACTCCAATGCTACTTGCAACCAAGCGATTCCAAATATATTCAACTTTTTATTTAACTCTTAATTGATTGATCAAGCAGCACATGATTTGCAGCTATGTAAACTTACACATTCTGGTTCTTATGTGGTTATCTTTGATATTTGTTTTTGATATTTCTTAAAGATTGATGATCAAGGTTCCTCTGACAAATTTTAGTTATAAACACGTCTTTAATTTTAAACTTCCGGGGACTAGTTGTTAAATTAACAAAATCTGTATCTTAAAACCCTCTCTGTTCGTTCAGTTGCCAAGAATATCTCACTTTCAGAAGTACTGTACACACACAGTAACAACTGCAAAACCGTATTACTACAAAACCTAAACCCTAAACCTTAAACCTAAGAGCTTAGTTCTCTGTTTCTCTCTGCATCATCTGCTTGAAGTGTACGAGTTTTTAATATTTCTATAATTTTCAATGCATGTACATAGATATGCTGTGAGTCTGGACGAACAAACTATTTTCTCAAGTCATCAAATATTTAAGCATACACCCTTAATAGGGTGCGTGTTAGGGAAATACACGAAATGTGCATATCTCGATTAGAGTATTTATATCCTCCGGGAAGTACCTGTTTATGAATATGTGGAACATATACTCCGCTTCTATCAAATTTAGCATTTTCTTGTTCATCCGTTTCTTCAAAGGAGAGCCTTTTGCCACTTTCATAATGAAAAGTGTTTAGATTGTTTAGAGGGGCAGCTTCTTTCTTCTTCTGCACTGACAATGGTGATCTCGCACTTGTCAATCACTGCAGTCTCTGTTTTGTATAGTAGATGAATCCCAAGAATTGTCGCATCTGCTATTAATTCGGATCCCCCAAAAGGAGTGGAATCGAAAACAAATATGATTGGAGCTGCCGTGAATTTAATTTTATCATCACTATCTCTCAATGAGAAGACTGATTTTGGTACTATATCCATACATGAGAGATGGTCATAATCTTCATCATCATAATCAGAAAAGGGGAGATTACCTCTGTCGCTCCATGCAAAATTATTTGTGGTAGTCATGACAGAATAAGAGGCTCTTTGTAAATTCAAAGCCTCCATGTGTTCAAAGCAGAGAACCATTCCCAAAAAATTGTGTGACACATTTGGCGGCAAATGTAAATACACTGTTGAAGCAGAATTACTTGATTGACTAATCCAATCTGCTGACTGACTAATCCAATCAGGAAACACTGATGATGGAGCGTAAATTTTTATGTGTTGCCCGAATGAAGAGTAAACCTGTTGCAAAGAGATGCCCTTAAATCAATTAGTCAAATAATATATTCAGGCTAATACATGCATTAGTAGGAACATGTTTTTTTTCAGAAAAAATATTAGGAAGATATCAGAACATGAAGCGGATATCTTAAGACTAAATATTTCGGAAAAGCACCCTATAAGAAACAAGGTTTGGCTTACTAATCTATGAACATAAAGAGTTTGAGATTAACCAAACCTGAAAAAAACGTTTTGTGAAAGTGTTTGCTAGCAAAGATGAGTTGCAACCTCCCATATGAAGTGTTTTAATAGAAGTCAGTTCCTCCAAGCCCTGAATCTCTGTCAAACCACTACAACCTGTAAGGTCTATCTCCTCCAGCTGCTTCATATTGGATAGATTTGGTAATCTATCCATAGACGTACATCTTTCAAGGCCTATCCTCTTTAAGTTAGAAGGCAGTTCTGCAATGTTCAACAAATGACAACAATCTGCAAGTATAAGAGTTTCCAGTGATCTTATGTGTCTGATTGATTCCGGAAAATTTGAAATACTTAGTTTCCCAGCATATAACTCTACCAGGGATTCTAGGTTCCCCAAGTCTATAGGCAATACTTCGAGACTAGTGCAACCACCAATATCTAGATTTTTTAGCGCTCTCAAGTTGCAAATGCTATCTGGAAGATTTTCAAGGTTGAAGTTATTTCCTAAATCCAGTTTAACAAGTTTACTAAGATGTCCTATTGATTCCGGTAATTTTAAAATGCCTAGCGCGCCCGCTTTGAGCTCTTTTAGAGATTCAATGTTTCCTAACTCTATAGGTAATGCTTTCAAACTACCCATTTCACTCTGCCCTGTACAACCAATATCTAAAATTTCTATTGACCTCAGGTTGCAAATGGTGTCCGGAAGAGTTTCAAGGTTGCAGTTATAATGTAAATTCAGGTTAATAAGATTACTAAGAAGTCCGATCGAATTTGGTAATTTGCAGACACTTAGATCCTCTGCATCGAGCTCAACCAAAGATTCAATGTTCCCCAAGTTTATAGGAATTGCTTGCAGCCCATGGCAACATGTTATATTAAGACTTTTCAGTGCTTTCAAGTTGCAGATGCTGTGCGGAAGACATTTTAGGTTCTCACAGAACCGCAAATTCAAGGAAACAAGCCTCTTTAAACTTCCAATTGATATGTGGACCTCCTCCAAGCTACTACAACCCTCAAGATTTATAAATTCCAGGCAAGGCATTTTAGTGAAGTCTGTAGTAGTAGTTAAATCTTCACAATTCGACATGTCTAGTGTCTTTAACTTTCCAAAAACATGCGGAATCTGTAAAAACGAGAGAAATTGTGAGCAATTTATCAGACATGTTAATACTATTTATCATCTTATAAGCAAGAAACACAATAATAGTACCTACCATGTTTAGCTCCCACATTGTTCTCATTTTGCTGCGAGGCAACGCAAGGAAAACAAGTTTTTGCGGATAAAATTCAGAAGGCAAACATTTTAAAGGACAACCCCACCAATAGAGCCATCTCAAATCTTTAAATGTATTTGTTAAGCTTCCAGTAAGATCCACATGATCGAGGTAAAGAAATCTTAATCTACTCATCTTTATGAATTGTTTGGCAGCAAAACGAGTTCTCACTAGTGTACAATTAATCTGCAATAAGAAGTTGCTAGGGATGATACCTTCAATGGCCTCTGTTCCCTAACGCTCGCGCATCCATGTCAATGAAAAAAAGTTAATGACCAATGTTTTTGAGTAAATTTAAGAGATAGAGAGATTACTTGTGCAAATGGAACGCATAAAATCATTTTGTacaagtatatattcatatatctATCTATAAGGAGAAGTTCATGAGTAATATTATatcatttatatatttatatagaaCCATCATATGAATCTTAAACCagaattttatataaatattaaaatcacCTCTTGCTTCTCCAACACGTCGTATATATCTTGTGATCGCCACAATCTACTATGTTTTCCATACTCGATAGGAGAGTTGTTACGCACAACTTTCCTTCCCATGTCGCGAAGCAGATCGTGCATCCTCAACCTATTTTCATTATCTATAGTCAGTAAGCTTCTTTTCTTTAAGAGGTCAATACCATGATTCAGGAACTTATAACAAGTTTCCATTATTTGAACAACCTCTCCTTTCTCACGCCCGACAAAAAAACAAGCAATATCTAGAAAAATATCTTGCATCACAGGGTCAACCAATTTCAACGCATCAAAGCTAATCAAAAGTATATTCTCAATATCAACAATAGAATCTCGTCTCAATTTGTCGATGAACCATCTCCAATTTTCCTCAGATTTGTTAAGCAAGGTCGAGCCACAAACCTTAAGAGCCAACGGAAGCCCTCTAGCACGTTCTAGAATTTCTTGCGACAATATGCTAAATGTGTTGGACATCTTAACATCTCCTCCGAATGCATGTTGGCAAAAAAGTTGATGTGACTCAGCATCACCCAGTTCATTTACCTTGTATTTGGCTTCTACTCTAATTGATTCCAAGAGATCTTCATGTCGCGTTGTAATTATGATTGTGCTCCCGAAAGCAAATGGCCCTTCTAAGAATTCTAGTGGCATTATGCTGTCCAAATCATCAACAACAATCAGAACTTGTGTTGAACAAATTCTAGCTCTTATCAACTCAATTCCTTGGTCAACATTGTCAACAATAATGTTCCTACATTTAAGAACATCACTAATAAGTTTCTGTTGTAAATATGCCAGGCCTTTTCTTGTTTCTGAAGCCTCCCTAACGTTTGGTAGGAAGCAGCTGCCCTGAAAACGGTGGTAGTGTTGATTAAACACAGCTTTGGCGAGAGTTGTTTTTCCAACTCCACCCATACCATATATACCAATCCTGGTGACACCTTTTGTGACATTGCTCAACAATGATGTTATGTCTTCAACACGAGAATCTAGCCCAACTGGATATTTAGCAACGTCCAATGTTGAAGGATTTATTTCGTGTAAAATTTTATCAACAATTTCATGGATAATATCAATTTGAGACCTGCAAtgcaattttatttattatatacaGTATCTGATCTTTGTTAAGTCATCAGATGAATCtggaatatatatattttgttcaaAAATCAGGGGAATATATACTACTACTTCAATTTTTTCCCaatgcaattcaatttcaacaATTACAGAAAATCTAAAGATGTTTACTCACATATTTTCATGGATACGGTATCCCGAAAAGTTCCCCACCTTCATCAGTGTTAAACGCCACTTATCCAACCTATCCTTATCAAAACGAGATTCATGCGTGTTAAAAGCTTCACTAAAACTCCCAGTTTGGTATCGCACAACCGATGGTTCAATGTTGTAAAACACAGGAAGAACCAATCTACCCATTGATTGACAACAACCGAGGATCTCCATGAGTTCCTCAAGGCACCACTTGGAAGAAGCATAGTTTTCAGAGAGGACAACAACGTAAGTCTTGGATTCATGTATAGCTTGGAGCAAAGCATCTGAGATGACTTCTCCCCTGCGTAGCTCAGGATCATCCCTAAATGTTCGAATACCAGTGCGCTTTAAAGAGTCGAAAAGATAATCAGTGAAAGTGTATCTTGTATCTATGCCTCTAAAGCTTAGGAAAACATCCCATTGAGTAGGATTTGAAGTTGAAACAGAAGAAAGCGGATTCTGAGTATGACTTGTAGAAGCCATTATTAATTCAGAGAGCAAATTGTAGAGCTTTAAAACAGTGGCTAAAAACAAGTTATAAGATTAATAACTACAACTTGTACCTATTAATTTAACTGGATAACACTAGATATTTCATCATATATAATCTTTCAAGAAGCTACTAAACACCAGCTTCAGAAATCATAAAAGAGTGTTCTTGAATAAACATGATAAAGTCATTAAATCAAGTTTACTTAACAAGACCATAATATTTAAAAAGCAAATATAGAGGTCAAAAAAAGGTAGCTGGAGAGAAATTTACATTGAAAAAATGGGATCTTTTGCAGAAAAAGAAAGTTGGAATACTGTATATTGAAGAAAGAACAGTTTGAGTGGAAGAAAAAGGGAGTGGGGTGGGGGGGGGGACTAAATTTTACAGGCTGTATGAGCCCCATCAATGTCccaaaaatcaaaattttaaataCGTGCCAAAATTCAAAGAAATTTATATTTAAGAACgaaatgattaataattaagtACTAAAGTTACACGATGACGTTATTGATAATGCATAGTTTACATGATACCTAAGTTGCCCATATAGATTTGTTGCAGGGGAACGGAACGTTGTTCTGAAACCAGTCAGAACTGAAATGTCTGAAAAGAACATTTCACAATGTATCTGATAAGGATGTCAATAGTTTTCTGTTCCTAGTAAAAATATGATAGGGATCAAGTACTAACATCCTTATGGGCGTCGAACAGGGTGTAGAACTTGTATATAAAGCCGAGGTTAAACAATGGGAATAGTCTAAACCCAGCAATTATCAGAGACAATGTAGAGATTAAAACAACCTCTACATCAACTTTAGAGAAGAAAATGGGTTCAACTAAAATGTTTAATAAATTTCATGATGTGAAGGCAGAATTATCTGAACATATCTTTAATTTGCAGGTACTGCAGGAAACTTTAAAGGATATGTAATCTAAATCATCACAATCTTGTTTTCTACTCTCAAACTATAAACTTTGTGATTTCTTCTCACAGTAATTTAGCTAGAAACTGGTCATGAAAGTTCAATACAAGTCCCCACttcaaaaaacaaaaaaacaagcACCGCTAATTTATAAAACGTAATTAACATCAATTTCAGAAGGATTGTCTAAATTAGCTATCGGTTTAGGTCCTCCTAAACTGAACCGATATACTCTGATGGGCCATAACTATTGACTTCGAGTTTCCAACCTAAATCATACTCCAGAGAAAATTATAGATCAATCATCATGTAGGTAAGAGATAAACCAAGTAAATTCTTATGAATTTAATAGTATTATCTCATGAAATGCAGGTGAACATATACATGAATATGCTATGACAAACAAACTCTTATCTCAATTATGTTTGAAGCATTCAAAGTAGAGACATAAAACTATACAAAAGTCGACTT
This window contains:
- the LOC141673266 gene encoding TMV resistance protein N-like; translated protein: MNKLHRRSQVDIIHEVVDRILHEINPSTLDVAKYPVGMDYRVEDITSLLSNVTKGVIRIGLHGMGGLGKTTLAKVVFNQHYHRFQGSYFLPNIREASETKNKMGHLLQGASHNNNAIWRSIGFNQSRSQIQGLPLAVKVCSSTLLNKSEEGWRCFIDNIRRVSIVDVEKILLISFDALKMVNPMLQDIFLDIVCFSSNRSLLTVSKTNVLGMHDLLHIMGRKIVSKNSLGELGKYSRLWRSKDINNVLKKHQEQKQLKVSSLATSANTLNL